In Rhodobacter sp. 24-YEA-8, the following are encoded in one genomic region:
- the plsY gene encoding glycerol-3-phosphate 1-O-acyltransferase PlsY, translating to MPDFVTGRETLILVAILAYLLGSVPFGVLITRVMGLGDLRQIGSGNIGATNVLRTGNKAAALATLLLDGGKGALAVILARCWAGAEDAAQIAALAAFLGHLFPIWSGFRGGKGVATFLGILLALAPPVGILTCLTWLIGAIATRMSSAAALIAAALTPLWVLIAGMKDMPAWIASPGAGRMLILVVLLTVLIYIRHAANLKRIKSGTEPKIGGKKT from the coding sequence ATGCCGGATTTTGTAACCGGGCGTGAGACGCTGATCCTGGTGGCCATCCTGGCCTATCTGCTGGGATCGGTGCCGTTTGGGGTGCTGATCACCCGCGTAATGGGCCTTGGCGACCTGCGTCAGATCGGATCAGGGAATATCGGCGCGACCAATGTTCTCAGAACCGGGAATAAGGCGGCAGCGCTGGCGACATTGCTGCTCGATGGCGGCAAGGGCGCACTTGCGGTTATCCTGGCGCGCTGCTGGGCCGGCGCGGAAGACGCCGCCCAGATCGCGGCACTTGCGGCCTTTCTCGGCCATCTCTTTCCGATCTGGAGCGGCTTTCGCGGCGGCAAAGGGGTTGCGACCTTCCTTGGGATCCTGCTGGCACTGGCGCCGCCGGTCGGCATTCTGACCTGTCTGACCTGGCTGATCGGCGCGATTGCGACCCGGATGTCCTCGGCGGCGGCCCTGATCGCGGCGGCCCTGACACCACTTTGGGTGCTGATCGCCGGGATGAAAGATATGCCGGCCTGGATTGCCTCACCCGGTGCGGGGCGAATGCTGATCCTCGTCGTACTGCTGACAGTGCTGATCTATATCCGCCACGCCGCCAATCTGAAGCGGATCAAATCCGGGACCGAGCCGAAGATCGGTGGGAAAAAGACCTGA
- the pyrC gene encoding dihydroorotase, with protein sequence MTILHFTNARLIDPETLSDAPGSLTVVDGVIAEPAKKLPKGAVSIDCGGKCLAPGIVDWGVKIGEPGERHRESFRSAGLAAAAGGVTTVIARPDTSPAIDTPEVLEFVTRRAAEAAPVRIRHMAALTKGRLGHEMTEIGFLLDAGALAFTDGFHVSTDTKALSRAFTYARSLGALVVCHPQEPELSKGGAATSGKFASFRGIPAVSPIAERMGLERDLALVEMTRARYHADQITTAHALPALSRAKAAGLDVTAGTSIHHLTLNELDLGDYRTFFKLTPPLRSEEDRQAIIAALADGLIDVIASFHTPADEESKRLPFEEAAPGAVALETILPAAMRLYHAGHLSLPQIFRAMALNPANRLGLPQGRLSVSAPADLVLFDPDAPFLMNRFTLQSKSKNTPFDGARMEGRVLASWVGGREVFRSAI encoded by the coding sequence ATGACCATCCTTCATTTCACCAATGCCCGCCTGATCGACCCCGAAACGCTGAGCGATGCACCGGGCAGCCTGACCGTGGTGGATGGCGTGATCGCCGAGCCCGCGAAAAAGCTGCCGAAAGGCGCGGTCAGCATTGATTGCGGCGGCAAATGCCTCGCCCCCGGAATCGTCGACTGGGGCGTCAAGATCGGCGAGCCGGGCGAGCGCCATCGTGAAAGCTTCCGCTCGGCCGGGCTTGCAGCAGCGGCGGGGGGCGTGACCACGGTGATCGCGCGGCCCGACACATCGCCCGCGATCGACACGCCCGAAGTGCTGGAATTCGTCACGCGCCGCGCCGCCGAGGCCGCGCCGGTCCGCATCCGCCATATGGCGGCGCTGACCAAGGGGCGTCTTGGTCATGAGATGACCGAGATCGGCTTTTTGCTGGATGCGGGCGCGCTGGCCTTCACCGATGGTTTCCATGTCTCCACCGACACCAAGGCGCTGTCGCGCGCCTTCACCTATGCGCGCTCGCTCGGGGCGCTGGTCGTGTGCCATCCGCAGGAGCCGGAGCTGTCCAAAGGCGGCGCCGCGACCTCCGGCAAATTCGCGAGCTTCCGCGGCATTCCGGCGGTCTCGCCGATTGCCGAGCGGATGGGGCTGGAGCGTGACCTCGCGCTGGTCGAGATGACCCGCGCCCGCTATCATGCCGATCAGATCACCACGGCACATGCGCTGCCGGCGCTCTCGCGCGCCAAGGCTGCCGGGCTGGATGTCACCGCCGGCACCTCGATCCACCATCTGACCCTGAATGAGCTGGATCTGGGCGATTACCGCACCTTCTTTAAACTGACGCCGCCCTTGCGGTCGGAAGAGGACCGGCAGGCGATCATCGCGGCGCTGGCGGATGGGCTGATCGACGTGATCGCGTCCTTCCACACGCCCGCCGATGAGGAATCGAAACGTCTGCCCTTTGAAGAGGCGGCCCCCGGCGCGGTGGCTCTTGAGACGATCCTGCCGGCCGCGATGCGGCTTTACCATGCCGGCCATCTGAGCCTGCCGCAGATCTTCCGCGCCATGGCACTGAACCCGGCGAACCGGCTTGGCCTGCCGCAGGGCCGGCTCTCGGTCTCGGCCCCGGCGGATCTGGTGCTTTTTGACCCGGATGCGCCTTTCCTGATGAACCGCTTTACGCTGCAATCGAAATCGAAGAATACGCCCTTTGACGGGGCGCGGATGGAGGGGCGCGTGCTGGCCAGCTGGGTCGGCGGGCGCGAGGTGTTCCGCTCGGCCATCTGA